The Ignavibacteriales bacterium sequence ATGTTTGCTATGTCGGCGTTGTTGCTTGGAATAAATTAGCCGATAGCTGCAAAGACCGTCTTAAAAAAGGAAGCGCTGTTTTAATTGATGGAGAACTTCAAAGCAGAACTTTTAAAACAGAAGATGGAAAAAACAGAACAATCGTTGAGATTAAAGCTAAGAGAATTCAATTTCTGAATAAATTTGCAAAGACGACCGGTAACGGCGAAGATGTTATTGTTGAATCAGACGAAGCAGATTATGAAGATAACTCATTCGATAAATTTCTAACCGATGAAGAATCAGACTTAATGAAGAGTAACAAAATATGAGAAATGAAAGAAATAAAAACCAGAAAAAAGTTAAGAGAACAATTGATGGTTACATCGATTACAAAGACTCTAAACAACTCGGAAGATTTTTAACCGATCAAGGTAAAATCATTCCCCGCAGAATAACCGGACTAACGGCAAAACAACACAGAGTATTAGTTCAGGCAATTAAAAGAGCCCGTCAGTTGGCAATTTTACCATTTGTTTCAGAAGCAGTTAAGTAGGAGCGGCAATGAAAGTAATATTAAGAAGAAATTTTGATCAGCTTGGAAAAGTTGGAGATGTAGTTGCCGTTAAGGACGGATATGCAAGAAACTATCTCATCCCGCGTCAAATTGTGTATCAGGCAACCAAAGGAAATATTTTAGCTCTTGAAGAAGAGAAGAAACAAATTCTTAAAAAAGAAGCTAAAGAACTTGACCTTGCTCAAAAACTTGCTAACGATATTGAAAAAGTATCTATCACCATTCCTGTTAAAGTTGGTGAAGAAGATAAAATTTTTGGTACAGTTACCAGCCAGATGATAGCTGATTCTATGAAAGAAAAAGGTTACGACATAGATAAGAGAAAAATCGAAATTACAGAACCGATTAAATCTCTCGGCATTTACAGTGTAACTATTAAAGTTCACCCGAGCGTTTCAGCAGTTGTTAAAACCTGGGTGGTAAGAGAATAGATTTAAATTTTGTTTTAAGTGCCCCG is a genomic window containing:
- a CDS encoding single-stranded DNA-binding protein — translated: MAELKMPELNSVIVAGNLTKDPVFRQTSNNTPVVNFHVAANRRYKDSSNQWQEDVCYVGVVAWNKLADSCKDRLKKGSAVLIDGELQSRTFKTEDGKNRTIVEIKAKRIQFLNKFAKTTGNGEDVIVESDEADYEDNSFDKFLTDEESDLMKSNKI
- the rplI gene encoding 50S ribosomal protein L9, with protein sequence MKVILRRNFDQLGKVGDVVAVKDGYARNYLIPRQIVYQATKGNILALEEEKKQILKKEAKELDLAQKLANDIEKVSITIPVKVGEEDKIFGTVTSQMIADSMKEKGYDIDKRKIEITEPIKSLGIYSVTIKVHPSVSAVVKTWVVRE
- the rpsR gene encoding 30S ribosomal protein S18, with amino-acid sequence MRNERNKNQKKVKRTIDGYIDYKDSKQLGRFLTDQGKIIPRRITGLTAKQHRVLVQAIKRARQLAILPFVSEAVK